The Treponema primitia ZAS-1 genome contains the following window.
TCAGGAGCGGGAAAATTAGTTTTCGCGGTTTAATTATTTGTTCGTTTTTAGTGCCCCTTATATTTGCCCGGTGCGCGGAGCTTGAGGATCCCTATAATAATTCAATCGGTTTGACCGTGTCTTTCGATGGAAATGGGGGTACGGGTCCAGTACCTCAACCCCGCAAGGGAATTGAGATAGGGGGAAGCATAGTTGCCCCGGATCCGATGGGTCTCAAAAGAGAGGGATTTAAGTTTATCGCCTGGACCCCGGATCTGGTTACCGGCCTTCCGGAATATGAAATAGCATCTACGGTAACCATTGGCGATCGGAATGTCGTCCTGTATGCAAAGTGGGAAGAAAAAAACGATCCCAAAAAATTGGCCGGTCTCTGGAAAGTTACAACGAAAAATGACGTTGCCGCCAGCGGCTGGTTTGCCTTCAATGGGTCTAAGTATGGTTATTGGCTGGGTAACCCGGGTACGAACCCTGTTCCTACCATAGAGTATATTGCAAACAAGGGCCTTTTAAATGGTAATACCGGAAATGTCCTGTTAAACTACGTGATGGATCAAGATACCCTGCTGGATAAGGATATTTTAATCGTTATCATAAACGAAAATGGTCGTGATGTACGTTACCGGTGTGAAAGGGATATAAATCTGGTATGGACCTTTAACCCCAACGCAAGCGGCGCCACGATTATAGCTTATAATCCCCTGAGGGACCTTACTGAAAAGCCAATCATACCCAATTCCCTGCACATACCCGCACAAGTCCTGGGACTTGATGTTACCGCTATCGGCGCCCGGGCTTTTTTTCAAACGCCCTTGGTCGAAGTTGTCTTTGACGGCAGCACCGTAACGAGCATCGGGGATGACGCCTTTGCATACTGCGGTCTGAGTACCATAACAATTCCCAACGCGGTTACCCTTATCGGCGCCCGGGCTTTTCGGGCGAATAAACTGATCAACATCATTATACCCTCGAGTATTAAGGACTTCATAATTGAGTCTGGCGATAAGGATACAAATCCTCCCACGGGGATACTTGCTACCACCCTTCCGGACGGCGCCCAGTTCTTCCCCGGCATCGGAGCAAACGCCTTTGCGGACAGTACCCTGCCCCTGACGTTTGATACAAGCAGAAATCCCACTTCAACCTTGGCGATACTGGACCTTGGCGCTTCGCCGGGCCCCTTCAGCATCGGCGAATCCGCCTTTGCCCGCGCCGGGCTATCCGGAACGCTGGGTTCACCGGGGATACTTACTATCCCCGCCGGTGTCAGGGATAATGAGACCGCGGGTGTTCCCGGTATCGGAGTAAACGCCTTTGATGCGCTTAAGTCGGGGGATGATAACAGCCGAAATTTTCTAAAGGAAATTATATTTGCCACCGGCAGTGAACTTAAAACAATCGGGAATGGAGCGTTCAGAAATAATCAAATATCCATCATCACCAATGTTCCCGCATCTCTCACAAAAATAGGCGTAATCCTCCCCGGTACGCAGATCGGGGCCTTTGAGGGGAATGCCTTTGCCGGTGATTTTGCTATTCCCAATTCGGTTGAGGAAATTGGCCCCAATGCATTCAAGAGTAACAAAATCGCGGGGTTAATCCTGGGAAGCAATGTAAAGATAATTGGGGAAGGAGCCTTCTCTGAAAATAGCTTGTCCTCACTTACAGTCCCATCCCTTATAATCCCCCCAAGCGTTAAGCTTATTGGGAAAAGAGCCTTTGCAAATAGCATATTGTCAGGGCTTGTTTTTGCAAGCGGCGTGGGTGAACTTATTATAGATGACGAAGCCTTTACCGGTAACAGAATAGCAAGCCTTACGATCCCTGCGGGGGTTACCAAGCTGGGGAAAGGGGCCTTTCGGAATAACAGTTTTTATCTGACCGCCATTGATCTTTCTGCAGCCAGCGGCATAACCGAAATACCGGCTTTAGCGTTTGGAGCATCCACTGCGTTGGAATATGTTTTTATCCCCAATGGGGTTGTATCGATTGGCGAAAGTGCATTTTATGGTTGTACCAAGCTAAAGGAGATCGATATTCCCGCGTCTGTAACGAAGATTGGGCAATATGCCTTCTTCAACGCTCCCCTCACCACGATCATAAAAAGATCCGGAACAATTACTATTTTCAAAACCGCTGCCAACAGTACAATTGAAACCCTTTCGGACAATACCTCTTTAGAACAAGCTTTTGGCAATTATGGAGCAGGCAAGGACAGCGGTCCAAAACTGTCAGCCACATATATCAAGATTCAATCCGGTACGTATACCTTTAAGGAAGATGAAGGTACCCCGAGAAGATGGATATGGGATTATAGTTCTGCTTTACCACCCATACCCTATTAAGCGAGGTTTCCATGGCTACTCCTATTGAAGTCCGTAACTCGAAGCTGGGCCCCAAGGTGGTTAAGGCCCTGCAGAACCGGCGTTTTGACGCATGGTACGTGGAGGATCCGGAGGCGGCGGTGGAGAAGGCCTTCTCCCTCATCCCCAAGGGCGATCTTATCGGCTGGGGCGGTTCCTTTACCGTGGAAGCCCTGGGCCTGACGAAGCTGGCCAGGGAAAAAGGCTATCCGGTCCTGGACCGGGACGCCGCGGCAACCCCGGAAGACCGGCTGGAAACTATGCGGCAGGTCCTGACCTGCGACACCTTCCTCTGCAGTTCCAATGCCATAAGCGAAGACGGCCAGCTGGTAAACGTCGACGGTTTTGGAAACCGGGTAGCGGCCATGATCTTCGGCCCCAAACAGGTAATCCTCGTGGCGGGGATGAACAAGGTGGTTAAAACCCTGGAAGACGCCTATACCAGGGCCAGGACCATCGCCGCCCCCCGGAACACCCAGCGTTTCCCCGGGAAAAAGACCCCCTGTAACGAAACCGGAAGCTGCGCCAACTGCAATTCCCCGGATTCAATTTGTACGTTTATCGTTGCCACAAGGCTCTGCAATCCCCCGGGAAGGATCAAGGTGATCCTCATCGGCAAGGATCTGGGACTGTAAGCAGCGGAGACAAAAAAACCGGGACCCACGGCTTATCACAGTGGGTCCCGGCTCTTAGCTTCTTTTTTTACTTCCCTTGAATTTGGATGACCCGTTTCTTGGCCTCCGCCATTTTCTTAATTTCCAGGCTGAGAAGCCCGTTCTTGAAATTGGCGGCAATGGCATCCAGGTCGGCGTTTTCCGGCAGCTTGAAGGACCGGCTGAAGATTGCGCTCCGGCGTTCCCGGATTAAATACCGCTCTTCGCTTTCTTTCCCATCTTTGGAAGGGGACACATCCCGTTCGGCCTTCTCTTCCTTTTTGGTTTCGATGGTCAGAACACCGCCATCCACATGAACTTCGATGTTCTTCT
Protein-coding sequences here:
- a CDS encoding leucine-rich repeat domain-containing protein, which translates into the protein MGLKREGFKFIAWTPDLVTGLPEYEIASTVTIGDRNVVLYAKWEEKNDPKKLAGLWKVTTKNDVAASGWFAFNGSKYGYWLGNPGTNPVPTIEYIANKGLLNGNTGNVLLNYVMDQDTLLDKDILIVIINENGRDVRYRCERDINLVWTFNPNASGATIIAYNPLRDLTEKPIIPNSLHIPAQVLGLDVTAIGARAFFQTPLVEVVFDGSTVTSIGDDAFAYCGLSTITIPNAVTLIGARAFRANKLINIIIPSSIKDFIIESGDKDTNPPTGILATTLPDGAQFFPGIGANAFADSTLPLTFDTSRNPTSTLAILDLGASPGPFSIGESAFARAGLSGTLGSPGILTIPAGVRDNETAGVPGIGVNAFDALKSGDDNSRNFLKEIIFATGSELKTIGNGAFRNNQISIITNVPASLTKIGVILPGTQIGAFEGNAFAGDFAIPNSVEEIGPNAFKSNKIAGLILGSNVKIIGEGAFSENSLSSLTVPSLIIPPSVKLIGKRAFANSILSGLVFASGVGELIIDDEAFTGNRIASLTIPAGVTKLGKGAFRNNSFYLTAIDLSAASGITEIPALAFGASTALEYVFIPNGVVSIGESAFYGCTKLKEIDIPASVTKIGQYAFFNAPLTTIIKRSGTITIFKTAANSTIETLSDNTSLEQAFGNYGAGKDSGPKLSATYIKIQSGTYTFKEDEGTPRRWIWDYSSALPPIPY
- a CDS encoding lactate utilization protein → MATPIEVRNSKLGPKVVKALQNRRFDAWYVEDPEAAVEKAFSLIPKGDLIGWGGSFTVEALGLTKLAREKGYPVLDRDAAATPEDRLETMRQVLTCDTFLCSSNAISEDGQLVNVDGFGNRVAAMIFGPKQVILVAGMNKVVKTLEDAYTRARTIAAPRNTQRFPGKKTPCNETGSCANCNSPDSICTFIVATRLCNPPGRIKVILIGKDLGL
- a CDS encoding Hsp20/alpha crystallin family protein, giving the protein MKAVTLYRPVTIEKALNDFDRYMESFFGESPLTPASYSREPAVDIRETGDAYVLEAELPGYDEKNIEVHVDGGVLTIETKKEEKAERDVSPSKDGKESEERYLIRERRSAIFSRSFKLPENADLDAIAANFKNGLLSLEIKKMAEAKKRVIQIQGK